A region of the Pseudonocardia cypriaca genome:
ACGGCTACCGGCGGCTCGTGCTCGCCCGACGGCTCAACGAGCAGGCGGAGGCGCTCGTGCGGCAGGGCCGGCTCGCGGTGTACCCGTCCTCCCACGGGCAGGAGGCGTGCCAGGTGGCCGCGGCCGCCGTGCTCGCGGAGACCGACTGGCTCTTCCCCACCTACCGGGACGTCGCCGCGATCGCCGCGCGCGGTGTGGACCCGGTCGACGTGCTCGTGATGCTGCGGGGCGACTGGCACTGCGGCTACGACCCGCTCGCCACCCGGGTGGCACCGCAGGCCACGCCGCTGGCCACCCAGCTGCCGCACGCCGTCGGCGTCGGGCACGCGGCGCGGCTCAAGGGCGAGGACACGGTCGTGATGGCGCTCTGCGGGGACGGCGCGACCAGCGAGGGCGACTTCCACGAGGCCCTCAACTTCGCCGCGGTGTTCGCCTCGCCGGTGGTGTTCCTGGTGCAGAACAACAAGTACGCGATCTCCGTGCCGCTCTCCCGGCAGTCGGCTGCGGAGTCGCTCGCCGCGAAGGGCGTCGGCTACGGCGTGCCGGGCGTCCGGGTGGACGGCAACGACCTCGCGGCGCTCACCGTCGTGCTCTCCGAGGCCGTCGCCAGGGCCCGTCGCGGCGAGGGGCCCACGCTGGTGGAGGCCGACACCTACCGGATCCACGCGCACACCAACGCCGACGACCCCAGCCGCTACCGCGCCGACGACGAGGTCGAGAAGTGGCGTCCGCGCGATCCGCTGCTGAGGCTCAGAGCGCACCTCACCACCACCGGGGCGCTCACGTCCCGGCTGGAGGCCGAGTT
Encoded here:
- the pdhA gene encoding pyruvate dehydrogenase (acetyl-transferring) E1 component subunit alpha; translation: MSSGEVAQMMRLIDETGAVVGDGATLPAPEALLDGYRRLVLARRLNEQAEALVRQGRLAVYPSSHGQEACQVAAAAVLAETDWLFPTYRDVAAIAARGVDPVDVLVMLRGDWHCGYDPLATRVAPQATPLATQLPHAVGVGHAARLKGEDTVVMALCGDGATSEGDFHEALNFAAVFASPVVFLVQNNKYAISVPLSRQSAAESLAAKGVGYGVPGVRVDGNDLAALTVVLSEAVARARRGEGPTLVEADTYRIHAHTNADDPSRYRADDEVEKWRPRDPLLRLRAHLTTTGALTSRLEAEFAAAAEEMAAHVRAGMGGESVLDPAELFAHVYSTPTPQLREQAALLAAELNEVRS